From the genome of Pelomonas sp. SE-A7, one region includes:
- a CDS encoding glycerate kinase, which produces MTFEPRALLRHLYEVAVARALPAEVLAAHLPAPPRGRTLVLGAGKAGGSMAEALEAAWPEAAPLSGLVITRYGHRPPSYQPRRIELVEAAHPVPDAAGLQAAERMLALTRGLTADDLVICLISGGGSALLSLPAEGLSLQEKQQLNRALLDSGADIAQMNCVRKHLSRIKGGRLAAACTPARVLTLAISDVPGDDPAVIASGPTVADATTCADALAICARYGIELPAAARAGLASGAFETPKPGDPRLGGHELRLIATPRQSLQAAAEAARALGLQAHVLSDEIEGESREVGALHAALARSVARHGQPFQRPCVLLSGGETTVTVRHPEGRGGRAAEFLLGCALALRGEPGIHGLAADTDGIDGKLDNAGAFITPDSLARAAAAGLNPAELLQANCAYDLFAGLGDLLVTGPTLTNVNDFRALLVV; this is translated from the coding sequence ATGACATTCGAGCCGCGCGCCCTCTTGCGCCATCTCTACGAGGTGGCCGTGGCGCGCGCCCTGCCGGCCGAGGTGCTGGCCGCGCATCTGCCGGCCCCGCCCCGGGGGCGCACCCTGGTGCTGGGCGCGGGCAAGGCCGGCGGCTCCATGGCCGAGGCGCTGGAAGCTGCCTGGCCCGAGGCGGCGCCGCTGTCCGGCCTGGTCATCACCCGCTATGGCCACAGGCCGCCTAGCTATCAGCCGCGGCGCATCGAGCTGGTCGAGGCCGCCCATCCGGTGCCCGATGCGGCCGGCCTGCAGGCGGCCGAGCGCATGCTGGCGCTGACGCGAGGGCTCACGGCCGACGACCTGGTGATCTGCCTGATCTCCGGCGGCGGCTCGGCCCTGCTGAGCCTGCCGGCCGAGGGGCTCAGCCTGCAGGAAAAGCAGCAGCTGAACCGCGCCCTGCTCGACAGCGGCGCCGACATCGCGCAGATGAACTGCGTGCGCAAGCATCTCTCGCGCATCAAGGGCGGCCGCCTGGCCGCGGCCTGCACGCCGGCGCGGGTGCTGACGCTGGCGATCAGCGATGTGCCCGGCGACGACCCGGCGGTGATTGCCAGTGGCCCCACGGTGGCCGACGCCACGACCTGCGCCGATGCGCTGGCCATCTGCGCCCGTTACGGCATCGAGCTGCCTGCCGCCGCGCGCGCCGGGCTGGCAAGCGGCGCCTTCGAGACGCCCAAGCCCGGCGATCCGCGACTGGGCGGCCACGAGCTGCGCCTGATCGCCACGCCGCGCCAGAGCCTGCAAGCCGCGGCCGAGGCGGCCCGGGCTCTGGGCCTGCAAGCCCATGTGCTGAGCGACGAGATCGAGGGCGAATCGCGCGAGGTCGGAGCCCTGCATGCGGCGCTGGCCCGTTCGGTGGCCCGCCATGGCCAGCCGTTCCAGCGGCCCTGCGTGCTGCTGTCGGGCGGCGAGACCACGGTCACGGTGCGCCATCCCGAGGGCCGGGGCGGGCGGGCGGCCGAGTTCCTGCTCGGCTGCGCGCTGGCCCTGCGGGGCGAGCCCGGCATCCACGGCCTGGCGGCCGATACCGATGGCATAGACGGCAAGCTCGACAACGCCGGCGCCTTCATCACGCCCGACAGCCTGGCCCGCGCCGCGGCGGCCGGTCTGAATCCGGCCGAACTTCTGCAGGCCAACTGCGCCTACGACCTGTTCGCCGGCCTCGGTGATCTGCTGGTCACCGGCCCCACGCTCACCAACGTCAATGACTTCAGGGCCTTGCTGGTCGTCTGA